In Brachybacterium fresconis, the genomic stretch ACCTCCCCGCCGCCCTGAGGGCAGAGATGCAGCAGGCCACCGCGGAGTTCCTGCATCGTCGGACGGGATGGACGGTGGACCCAGCCGACATCCACGAGATGCCCGACGTCATCTCCGTGTACGAGGCGGTGCTGGACCACTTCCTGGTCCCCGGCGCGAAGCTCATCGTCCCCACCCCGTCCTACATGCCCTTCCTCCAGGTCCCCGACCTCCATGACCGGGAGATCCTCGAGGTCGAGATGCTCGCCGACGACGCCGGCCGCTACCACTACGACCTCGACGCCCTGGAAGCCGCCTTCGACGCCGGCGGCGAGCTGCTCGTGCTGTGCAACCCTCACAACCCCACCGGGCGGGTCTTCACCCGCGAGGAGATGGAGCCGCTGGTCGAGCTGGTGGACCGCAAGGGCGGCCGGGTCTTCTCCGACGAGATCTGGATGCCGCTGGTGCTCCAGGGCGAGCACATCCCCTACGCGACGCTGAGCGAGACCGCCGCCGGGCACGCGATCACCGCCGTCGCCGCCTCGAAGGCCTTCAACCTGCCCGGACTCAAATGCGCCCAGATGATCACCAGCAACGATGCCGACCGCGCTCACTGGGCCGAGGTGGGGCACTTCCCCATGCACGCCGCCGCGAACCTCGGCCTCGCCGCCGCCTCGGCCGCCTACGGAGACAGCACGGACTGGCTCGAGGACATCGTGACCTACCTGCGCCGCAACCGCGAGACCCTCACCGAGATGGTCGCGAGGCTCCTCCCGAAGGCGCGGATCACCACCCTGGAGGGCACCTACGTGGCCTGGCTCGACCTGCGCGCCTACGGCATCACCGGCTCCCTGCACGATCATCTGCTCGAGCACGCCCGCGTCGAATGCACCGACGGCACCGCCTGCGGCCGGTCATGGGAGGGCCACATCCGCTTCATCTACGCCATGCCGCACCCACTGCTGGTCGAGGCGATCACCCGGATCGCGAACGTGCTGGAGCCGGAGCGCGCCGGGCGGTGACCGGACACCGGCGGGGGATGCCCCCTGGCACCCGCATCGCACTGTCGTCATGCTGGGAGGCATGAGCGAGACATCTCCTCCGACTGCGGCCCGGAACGTCCTGGTCGCCGGGGCTGGCGGCTACCTGGGCCGCCACCTCGTCACCGAGCTGGCGAGGGGCGGCCACAGCGTGCGCTGCCTGGTCCGGCGTCCCGAGGAGCTGGCCCGCCCCGGTCGATCTGGCGCCCCCTCCCTCGCCGGGCTCGACCTCGACGTGCGCAGCGCCGATGTCACCGACCCCTCCACGCTCGCCTCGATCGCGGACGGCGTCGACGCCGTGATCTCGACGATCGGGGTGACCGGCCACGGCGGCGATCCGTGGCGCGTCGACCACGCCGGGAACCTCGCCCTGCTCGACGCAGCCCTCGCTGCCGACGTGCGGCGCGTCGTCTTCGTGAACGTGCTGCACGCCGAGCAGATCCCCGCTGACCTCACCCGTGCCAAGAGCGCTTTCGCCGCGACGCTGCGCCGCACCACCGACCAGCACCTGATCGTGAATCCGTCGGGCTACTTCTCCGATCTCGGCGCCTATGCCTCGATGGCTCGGCGCGGCGTCGCCCTCGTCGTCGGCGGCGGGCGGGCACGCCTCTCGCCGATCGACGGCGCCGACCTCGCCGCCGTGATCCGTCAGCAGCTCGAGGCGGGCACGACGGGAGACCTGGACGTCGGCGGGCCGCAGACCCTCACGCACCACGAGATCGCCGAGCTCGCCTTCGAGGCGAGGGGGAAGCGCCCCCGCATCGCCTCGGTTCCGCTGCCGGTGGCGCGCGCCGGCCTCGCCCCGGTGCGCATGGTCGCGCCGTCGGCCGCCGGGATCGCCACCTTCCTGCTCGCCGGGCTCGCCGCGGACTCCGCCGCCCCGCAGTTCGGCCACCGCCGCATCGCGGAGCACTTCCAGCAGCTCGCCGCCGCGGACGACGGCGGCCGACGATGACCGGGGCCGCCCAGGCCGACGGGGCCGACTGGGCCATCGACGCTTTCGACCCCGACGTCTACTTCGACCGGATCGGCGTCGAGCCCGGCCCGCCGGGCCTCGACCTCCTCGAACGCATCCACCGCGCCCACGTGGCCACCTTCCCCTTCAGCAATCTCGACGTGCTGCTGGGACACCACCCCGGCGTCGATCCGGACACCGTCGCCCGGCGCATGCTGCACGAGGGCACCGGCGGGTACTGCTTCGAGCACGCCCAGCTCCTGGCCGGGGTTCTCGAGCGGCTCGGGATGCGGGCCCGCCGCCGGCTCGGTCGGGTCCACGCTGCGACCAACACCCGCACCCACATGACCGTCGACATCGAGCTCGAGGGGCGGTGCTGGATGCTGGATCCCGGCTTCGGCCTCTCCGTGACCGGCCCCATCGCGCGCGAGGACGGTGCCCGACGCGAGGAATGGTTCGGCACCCTGTCGATGCGCCGCCAGGAGCGCACGGACGGCGTCGAGCAGTGGGAGCTGCGCCGCGGCGAGGATCTCCAGCACGTCACCGACCTGCTGCCCGTGGTGCCGGCCGACGTCCGCGCGGGCCACCACGTCACCTCGACCATGCCCGGTGCTGGTCCCTTCACAAAAATGCTCATCGTCAGCCGCTTCACCGTGGGCGGGCACGTCACCGTCACCAGCGCCGCCCGCACGATCCGTCGGCCCGGGCAGGAGACCGTCCACGAGGAGCTGATGCCCGCACAGGTGATCGACGCCGTCGCAGACCTCGGTCTGCCGCTGGACGCCGGCACCGCCCGCACGCTGCGGAACCGTCTGGCGGAGCATGCGGCGGGCTGAGCCGCTGCCCGCTGCCCGCTGCCCGCTGCCCGCTGCCCGCTGCCCGCAGCCGGCGGCTGGTAGCCCGTTGCCGGTCAGCCGACAGCACGCGGCGCGCTGGAGGGGCCGGTCAACCGGAGAGCAGGTGCTCCGGGATGGCCTCGCGCCCCTCGACCTCCGCGATCAGCGAGCGGTCGATGGTCGATCCGTGACGGACGACGGTGAGGTCACCGCGGGTCTCGAGGATCACGAGCTCGGCATCGTCCAGGTCGAGCACCCCGTGGGAACGCAGCAGATCCCACAGGTTCCGCTGCGAGAGGTGGACCCGGTGCAGCCCGGAGGACACCGGCCGTCCCCCGATCATCAGGACCGTCGGCCGTCGCCGGGGCAGCGGGTGCGGCAGCTTGCGCATCGTGCCCAGCAGGTATTCCATGACCATCAGCGTGTTCAGGACGATCAGCGCACCCAGCATGGTCGGCGCCTCGCCGAGGGTGGCGCGCGCGGTGACCCCGCCGATCACGGCGAGCACCGCGAAGCTGCCGACGGTGGGGTTCGCCATCAGGCGGGGGCCCGACAGATGCATGAGCAGCGCGAAGAACAGATACAGCACGATGGTGGAGGCCACCACCCCCAGCGCTCCGCTCCAGCTGATGCCGATGTAGTCCCGCCACACGATGTCCCAGTCGATCATCGCTCCATTGTCGCGCGTCGCCGGCGCCCGGCCTCGTCAGTCCTCCTCGAGCAGCGCCGTGAACGCGACCTTCGCCGCCTCGGCGATGAGCCGGTCGTCGTACTCGGCGTCCGGAGCGTCGCGATGGGTCATCACCGCGATCACGATCGGGGCATCCTTGCCCGGCGGCCAGGCGATGCCCAGATCATTGCGGGTGCCGTAGGTGGCGGCACCGGACTTGCTGCCGACCTCCCACCCCTCGGGCGCCCCTGCCATGATCAGAGTGTCTCCCGTGGTCGTCGCAATGAGCATTCCGGTCAGCAGCTCGCTCCGGCCCGCGTCGAGCCCGCCGTCGAGCACGAAGGTCCGCAGGGACGTCGCCAGCGCGCGCGGCGTGCTGGTGTCTCGGGGATCGCCGGGGGAGACCTCGTTGAGCTCCGGCTCCCAGCGGTCCACGCTCGTGGTGCGATCGCCGATCGCCCGCAGCGCGGCCTCGAGCCCCTCGGGGCCGCCGAGCTGGGCGAGCAGGAGATTGCCTGCGGTGTTGTCGCTGTAGCGCACGGCGGCATCCGCCACCTCGCGGAGGGTGAGCGTGCTCCCGACCTGCTCCTGCAGGACGGGCGAATACTCGACGAGGTCCTCCGCCTCCACCGGGACGGGAGTCTCCAGGTCAGGGGCCGAGGCGAACACGGCAGCGGCAGCCAGGGCCTTGAGGGTCGAGGCGTGGCTGAATCGTTCGTCGGCCCGGTGCTCGATGCGCGTACCGCTGGCCGCGTCGAGAGCGAACAGGCCGAGGCTGGCGGAGAAGCGGCTCTCGAGAGCGGAGAACGCAGCGTCGAGGGAGGCAGGCTCCCGGGTGACGGGCTCAGGGGCGGCAGCCTCCGCAGTCTCGGGGCCCGAGGCCGTGACGCAGCCGGCGAGCGCAATCGGTGCGGCGGACAGGATGACGGTTCGGCGGGAGACGGATGTCGTCATGGTGACCTCCTCAGGATCGGTGTGTGAGCGTCAAGGCCGCAGATGCGAGGCGCCGTTCAGATCCAGCACCGCACCGGAGGCCCACTGCGCCCCGGGCGAGGTGAGGTAGGCGATCGCGGTGGCGACCTCCTCAGCGGTCCCCACCCGCCCGAAGGGGCTCTGAGAGCGCACGTCGTCGCCCGCCGCGCCGTCGAGTGTCGGCTGCTGGCGCTCGGTGGCGATGAAGCCGGGAGCGACCGAGGCCACAGCGATCCCGTGCGGGGCCAGCGAGAGCGCGAGGGACTGACCGAGGGCATGCAGGCCCGCCTTCGCAGCGGCATACGCGGGCGCGCCCGGTTCACCGCGGAAGGCGCCGCGGGAGCCGACGTTCACGATCACGCCCGGAGCGCCGCGGGCGATGAGGGAGCGGGCCACCAGGTAGCTGACGTTCGCCGGGGC encodes the following:
- a CDS encoding MalY/PatB family protein, which encodes MPSIDELDAITQDELIATGATRWARGDDVIGAFVAEMDFGTAAPITRRLHREVDRGAFGYLPAALRAEMQQATAEFLHRRTGWTVDPADIHEMPDVISVYEAVLDHFLVPGAKLIVPTPSYMPFLQVPDLHDREILEVEMLADDAGRYHYDLDALEAAFDAGGELLVLCNPHNPTGRVFTREEMEPLVELVDRKGGRVFSDEIWMPLVLQGEHIPYATLSETAAGHAITAVAASKAFNLPGLKCAQMITSNDADRAHWAEVGHFPMHAAANLGLAAASAAYGDSTDWLEDIVTYLRRNRETLTEMVARLLPKARITTLEGTYVAWLDLRAYGITGSLHDHLLEHARVECTDGTACGRSWEGHIRFIYAMPHPLLVEAITRIANVLEPERAGR
- a CDS encoding SDR family oxidoreductase, which encodes MSETSPPTAARNVLVAGAGGYLGRHLVTELARGGHSVRCLVRRPEELARPGRSGAPSLAGLDLDVRSADVTDPSTLASIADGVDAVISTIGVTGHGGDPWRVDHAGNLALLDAALAADVRRVVFVNVLHAEQIPADLTRAKSAFAATLRRTTDQHLIVNPSGYFSDLGAYASMARRGVALVVGGGRARLSPIDGADLAAVIRQQLEAGTTGDLDVGGPQTLTHHEIAELAFEARGKRPRIASVPLPVARAGLAPVRMVAPSAAGIATFLLAGLAADSAAPQFGHRRIAEHFQQLAAADDGGRR
- a CDS encoding arylamine N-acetyltransferase family protein, with the protein product MTGAAQADGADWAIDAFDPDVYFDRIGVEPGPPGLDLLERIHRAHVATFPFSNLDVLLGHHPGVDPDTVARRMLHEGTGGYCFEHAQLLAGVLERLGMRARRRLGRVHAATNTRTHMTVDIELEGRCWMLDPGFGLSVTGPIAREDGARREEWFGTLSMRRQERTDGVEQWELRRGEDLQHVTDLLPVVPADVRAGHHVTSTMPGAGPFTKMLIVSRFTVGGHVTVTSAARTIRRPGQETVHEELMPAQVIDAVADLGLPLDAGTARTLRNRLAEHAAG
- a CDS encoding DUF421 domain-containing protein: MIDWDIVWRDYIGISWSGALGVVASTIVLYLFFALLMHLSGPRLMANPTVGSFAVLAVIGGVTARATLGEAPTMLGALIVLNTLMVMEYLLGTMRKLPHPLPRRRPTVLMIGGRPVSSGLHRVHLSQRNLWDLLRSHGVLDLDDAELVILETRGDLTVVRHGSTIDRSLIAEVEGREAIPEHLLSG
- the bla gene encoding class A beta-lactamase, whose translation is MTTSVSRRTVILSAAPIALAGCVTASGPETAEAAAPEPVTREPASLDAAFSALESRFSASLGLFALDAASGTRIEHRADERFSHASTLKALAAAAVFASAPDLETPVPVEAEDLVEYSPVLQEQVGSTLTLREVADAAVRYSDNTAGNLLLAQLGGPEGLEAALRAIGDRTTSVDRWEPELNEVSPGDPRDTSTPRALATSLRTFVLDGGLDAGRSELLTGMLIATTTGDTLIMAGAPEGWEVGSKSGAATYGTRNDLGIAWPPGKDAPIVIAVMTHRDAPDAEYDDRLIAEAAKVAFTALLEED
- a CDS encoding SDR family NAD(P)-dependent oxidoreductase; its protein translation is MRCALVTGASRGIGRATAIALSERGERVAVHYAAHRADAEETLRLLHGEGHALVGGDLADPETARRVVEEAEAELGQIDVLVNNAGIAPGESTNHPVEATDYATWQQRFTRMIDVDLTAPANVSYLVARSLIARGAPGVIVNVGSRGAFRGEPGAPAYAAAKAGLHALGQSLALSLAPHGIAVASVAPGFIATERQQPTLDGAAGDDVRSQSPFGRVGTAEEVATAIAYLTSPGAQWASGAVLDLNGASHLRP